One Falco peregrinus isolate bFalPer1 chromosome W, bFalPer1.pri, whole genome shotgun sequence genomic window, taaaatcatcAGTGCAGTAtctgtgcttcagaaaaaggagaatgaTGTTTCTGAGCAATGTCTAATTAAGTATCCATCTGTGTCTTGTAAGCATCACAACTTATTTTTCAGTACCATGTTATCATTTAAGTAAAAAACTAGTCTTTCTATAGCATCACCTTGAGAGTGCCTTTTCTAGTATTGTTACTAGAAAAATGAGTGGCAAGAGAGGAATGGGAGTTTTTCAGCACAGTCTCTTCTTCCCTCTGATGTATACTATACATTTCTCAAGTAAAACTGAATAagtaaattttttctttctttgagacaAGGCTTTCCTGATGTCGATATTTCCCCCTGAACTGTTTGTGTTCTTCCCTGCAGTGAAGTCTGAGTAacaataaacttttttttccactaagaTAAATAtgaagtttttttaatatacatactAATACTGGAATTGTTGACATTTAAATAGCCAGTTCAAGGGACCTGGAGAGTACAAACCTTTcagagcaattattttttccacacacGCAGAAACACATTTCAATGTTGACCAGATCACTTCTGTGAAGTTACTAGTCCCTGTGCTGCCTTCTCACTGCAAATACAATTCACTGATCACTGTGTGGGAGATCAAACCAGCATGGTTTGAGTAGTAAAAGTAAGATCCtacttaataataaaaaaaataatcttaagtCATTGTAATTAGACTGTTAGCAAGGTGGCAACATGtagatgaaacatttttttctggatgatAGActagggcaggggtcctcaaactttttaaccagggggccggcgcgcggatgcagtggcaggcagtcatctgcagctgcttggtttctccccccaacccccggcggggggggtctgtaaataccgggggccagattgaggaccctggggggccgtatccggcccgcgagctgtagtttgaggacccctggactaGAGGGATGGAAAGGTAAAGTACAGGTGTTCTTAATCCCTTTGGAAGCTGTGAAGTAGATGATGTTCCCAAGTAGAAtgtttgtggaaaaaaaataataatccctaGTTCACTTTGGCAGCCCTTTAGCTTTGTTTTGAGCTGTGTTCTTTGTGTTCCCCAGGCTAAAATGATGAATAGTGCAGAAGCTGTTCTGCAGTTATTAGTGTGAATacttaaatacatttcttccGGCCCAGCTAATGTTCTTTTGGTATGTGAGCGgccaaatattttcttgcatGTACATTTCAAAACTcttagaaaatttatttttcttttcaaagtgcGTGACCCAAGTGAAGCTGGGAGCTGCATTAGCAGGTACAATACATATCCCACTGTGTAAAACTCTTGGCCAGTCATTCAGTAGTCAAAGCTGTGTTTTACTTACCTGTGTAATAGGAGAGTTATTTGATACTGTAAATTTGCAGATGAAATATgtagaaatactgattttattacAGTATTGAGATGCATTTATGTCTCAGAACTTGTGTATTCATCTAGGTTTGATGCTGTGCTATGgccttggaaaaaaattggTTCTTACATGTTATTTATTGCCTACATTAAATTGCCATCTCCAGAAATTCTTCTTTTAAGTTACTTTCAAGAGGGTTTTACCCAGTATtggcaaacatttttctttatatgttcctgtatttttcaataTGTatcttattctttctttctttttttttttttttggaagtaaaATACTGGGCTTAttgctttggggtttggggttttgatttggtgtgggtttttttttcatgtttagcAGACCTAGAGTTGTCATCTCAGTCTTTCTTGTGTTGTCTGGTACTAACTaagcttttttccttaactGGTGTTTCTCTCCCATAAATATTTGTACCTTGTACCATACAGCATTTCATTCATTAGCCTGAAAGAAGCATGAACTCTATTTtagtattctttaaaaatgaagtttcaaaGTGGGTTAGGGCAGACAGAACAACACTGAGCCTTTCACAGCACTTTTTAGAAGGAGGGAGGTAACCTTCTGTGCTGtagctggagctgggggaagcagcatatgattacatatatataattacaGGCAGATTGGGGGTGGTTCAGGAGACTGAGGAAGGTTTATCAGAGTACAGAAAAATCTTTGAACCATCTTTGCTTTCTCGTGCTGCTCAAGTACTAATTGCCCTTGtctgcagaaatgcatttttttaaacagtagaTTAAATCTCACTACTGCTTCTTGTTTACGCTTTTTTTGAAGTGCCATAAATTTGTTTACAATACTTCTCAACCCATAAACTATTTGTTCCATATCATTCACCTATAAGCGACTGTGGTAATGAAAGATCTTTATTCTATGTGGAATTTGAGGTGAAAATTGAGATGGAAGGCAAAGTGTGAATAATGAAGATAAAATGATAAATATTGATCTCAAACAAAATTTCCCTGAAGTTCATTCTGGTAGTTCTGGGTTGATAACGTACAAGTTATCAATCAGATAAATAGCTTGGGTTTTGTATTTGCACTGAAGCAATgcaatttattaaattataacTTGAAGTAAAATGTAGGATACTGGTGTGGGTGGATACTGTTTCTTGCTTGCAGCCCATACTATTTGGTGCTGTTTTCCTGGCAGATTTGAGAGAAACTAGGTCAGCCTGTAGGTTCTCATGTAACCAGGACTTGTATGGGAGACACTCGGGGAGCACTTGAATGGTGAATTAGATGCTCCTAAAAAGACTTTACATGACTCACCAGCATAGTGGTTCTCTGCTGAGAACAAATCTGTGTTACATGTAGCTAATGCATCTAAAGACATTGCCCATAGATGTCGTAAACCCCCTCTCTACAACAATTTAGTATTGCTTCATGGCATTTCTTGTAAATACGTCTTTGGTACATAAAAGCTACTGGCAGAGGTGTTCCACTGGCAAAGGAAGGTATGTGTAGTCTTGCTCTATAATGTTCAGCAGCTGCTCGGTGTCTGCTCAAAGTGACTGTATTTCTCCTGTGTCATGTTGGTACTGTGAGTCTGCAAATACCATAAATCCATTGTAATTTTATAAGGTTGAGGTCCTGTTCAACTGAAAGTAGATTTCTCATAGATATGGAAACTGAACTATATTCTGGTCTGTTCAGGTGGATGACTACGAAGTCTGGGAATTTTCAGGCTGGCATTGTTCATGCAGACTACAATTCTCCATTAAAATAGGTTTTAAAGTTCTAGGTAAAGAAGTGTAGCGTATGTTGCTTAAATGTATTgatttacattttataaagtaagagtttagaaagatttttcttattttctgatcTGGTTTGATTATTCTAGTGAGGTGAACCATGTTTAACGTGATTCCAGTACTGTCTTTCATGGGTGTGTAAAAGGAAGAGTAGTTTGGTGTAACTGGATGAGTTCACcaggaaaaagtaaatgaagaaaaccagtaTGATACTGAACCATACTGTCTGTAATTGAAAGCAGTGAGTTGTTTAGGTAATACTGTGAAGAACAGGATTGAGTTATCTGGGTAAATTATTCTTGCTGTTTTGTTCTCGTGCAGGCTGCTGTATTGTTGAAGTCCATATCTGTTTCACCCGGTCTTCCAGACCACGTGCTCCATGCTTTGAGACCAGGAGGACTTTAGTGTTCTGAAATGAAGATGGAGGcagtgggaaaagcagaagaactTGTTGATTCAGAAGTTCCACCaaagacttctgaaaagcaagagACTGCTCCTGATGAAGATGGACTTATAGAACTGGAGACGCAAACTCAGAAAGATAACGTGCCCACTGCAGCAGACTCTGCAGTGGTCTCTTCGATGCCTTGCTTACTGATGGAACTGAGGCGAGACTCCTCTGAGTCTCAGCTAGCATCTACGGAGAGTGATAAGCCACCGGGTGGTCGAGTTTACGAGAGTGACTCTTCTAATCATTGTATGCTTTCCCCTTCTTCCAGTGGGCATTTGGCTGACTCAGATACATTGTCTTCCACAGAAGACAATGAGCCCTGTCACGCTGAAGCTGCTGTAGAGGGAGACCCTTCTGCGGTgtctggggctgcagctgggaggaaaTCCAGGCGATCCAGGTCCGAAAGTGAAACTTCAACAATGGCTGCCAAGAAAAACCGACAGTCTAGTGATAAGCAGAATGGTCGAGTTACCAAGGCAAAAGGTCATCGAAGccaaaagcacaaagaaagaaTCCGGCTCTTAAGACAGAAACGGGAAGCAGCTGCTCGCAAGAAGTACAacctgctgcaggacagcagtaCCAGTGATAGTGACCTGACGTGTGACTCAAGCACGAGTTCCTCAGATGATGATGAAGAGGTTTCAGGGAGCAGCAAGACAATCACTGCAGAGATACCAGGTAGAGgatgttttttaaactgaactGTAACGCATCTGACATCGTTTCTCAGCTGTCATGCTAAATTAGATGAGTGACGCTTGAGAAAAACCAGGAGAACTGCAGCTCTGTGTAAATTTGAAGACTGCAGTATATTAACAAGACATGggcaaatttaaaaatcagttctgtgGTTTCAGTGCACTTTTGCACACCAACAAAACATAGAAATGGTAAATTGGAGGAAGGACCATCTTTGAATTCTGGAATTTTCAGATCTTTTCCTTTGTAAGCCTATATTAACTCCTATCAGTGCTGTCAAATCCCATTAGATGGTGATGATTCTTAAGATAAGTGGCCATCTTTGCTTTAATATATTAAGACCACAGCTTGGCAGCTGTGTTGGAAATAACGTGGCATACCTCTTGCCTGTGTTACAGTAAGGCCCTGTTCATTATTGCacttctgctgtgctttcagcTCTCTGTTTCAGTGCATGACAAACCTACTTAGCCTTATTGTAAATCCTTGCAGATTGCAGCTGGTTACCTATTTTAGGACATAAATATGAATTTGTTTACACAGGTGCCCTGGCTATATCCACGCctaaattttcagcatttcagacaaAGCTGTTACCATTTTCTTATGTCGTAAGGATCTataatttctatatttttaattttctgacaCATCCATGTTAAGATTGGAGGCAGCAAATTATAGGGGTCTTGTCATGATTTTATTAGCAAAAGAAAGACGAATTCTTCAAGTTCTTTGTCTGCTGAGTCTTTGTTACTTTATCAGCCCAAGTGCCGCGGACAGGATTTTGtgtgaattatttttgcagcatATTATACCATAGAACCATCATCATATGGCAATCAAAAATAAACTCGCATCAAAATAAAGGTTTTGGCTTGCCAATTTTTACTGGGTTACATGCCTTTTTGCCTTCTGTGCTAGAAGTctttttgaggattttttttgatAAATCTCAGTTTACACAGGGCAAgaacatttaaaggaaaactgcaatAATTAGTCTGAAGTTGCTGAACTAATGTTTGCTtgatgaattatttaaaatatttgcagcagATTTTACAAATAACTGTTTTAACTGACTTGATTATGGTGAATGATTCTGTCACCATGAGAactggcttttttccccccacataTTGCCAGGAAGCAGGTTGCACAAAGGAAGTTTATGTTTACTATTGGAAGGTCTGGGAAAGGTATAGTTCTCCTATAATTATTGTGTATTAAACTTTTAATAGAgatctaaaattatttttacccATTTTGTAGTTAGTCAAACTTCTAGCTTTCATAAATTTGTGCCTTTTTATTTACTATATTTACACTTTGCTGGGCAATTAAAGCCTGGTTTAGAGCCTGTCAAAGAAGGCTGTTTCATTGAGTTTTGGGACaggttcctccccaccccccaaaaaaccccaaaacacacataATCAATCCCCCAggttatattctttttttaagtcataAAAGTACCTTGTGAcccagaaaggcaccacagggTATTTTCAGATCTGCTTAGATTTCTGACTTCCATTGCAGAGACCTGAAACCGCTCTAGGGTACTTTTTCTGTGTCACTAGACTCTTCTGCATTTGAGCTCTCTGTCTTAACTGTGAGATGCCTGCAGTGAAAACATCCCATTGCAGTGCACAAAATAACTTGATTATTTAGTGATGATCACACCAAGGCCAAATTTTACCTGCAATGCAAGATATGGGAGTGCAAAAACCGTTCTGAGGAACAATGActtttattcttatttcatAGCTCATGTATCATCTGCTTGATACTAAATTACatttaagacattaaaaattctTATCTGTCCTTTTGGAATTAGATGCAATGCGTACCTGCCACATTGCggttttcctttaaatagaAACAACTTGGTTTGTGGGAAATGGTCTTCAAgtacaagagaaaaatattctctaGAGAGGTAAGGACGAGGTTGGCCAAAAATGTATCCTGTGCTACTTGTGGGTTAATGAAGAAGCATTGTGGTCTTAACAGATGCAGCGGATCTGTGAGTCTGAGCAGGACTCCCAGCTCTCCATCACAGCAGTAGGTTCACATGCCATCTGCAATCCCTCTTCTTGGAACTGGCAAAGtacttagtttatttttttggacTAGAAAGCCATTTTAGTGCACTTAGCATTACACTGTGAATATCCTAAAAACTTAGGGAACATGTGGGTAGCAAGTAATACAGGGTATCAAAAAGCATTACTGGAAACTCAGGCTGTGAGTGTCCTCTGTGCACGGTTAAAAGCTAAGAGGCTTAACTTGAATGTGAACATCAAGAAACTACAGTGCATCTGTCAGGAAgacaaaagcatgaaaaaaacctcttgcCTTTACTTTTGAAAAGAGTCTGTACACATTGATGCAGAAGAATTTTACAGGTAGCCTGTAGTTCCCCCTGGTCTTACTGTATTTGGGCGCTTCAACTGTGTTGTTGGTAAACTGTCTCAACGCCGCCTATTATTGGGACTGATTTTCAAATGTCTGTTGCCTGAAAAGTAGCTTTGCCAACAGAGATACTCTAAAATTTTTAGTGACAAGTTAATGTGGCTTTCATGTATGAAGGTTATACCTAGTCTGGCCCTTAACCTTCTGTCGACGTGTGCAGCGTTACAGGAGGCAGTTCACTTGCACATGGTCTGCAAATTGAGGTGCCACGTTTGAGAACACAGTAGTTTTTCATGTTGTGTAACTaaaccttttccattttaatagtgcagttactttttttaaagcatccaCATCACTGGCTCTGAAATGTTTGGCTAAATTAGTAAGGTAAGGAAAATCTTCAGTGAAATACATAATGCCATGAAGTTGGGAACTGAGCAGTTGTGCAGTAGTCAGGTCTCTCTGCTGAACACAAATGTAATGTGGATTAAAATACTGGCaggcttgtttttcttctcaaggAATATTGAAGAGCAAAGAATTGAGGTCTTACAGGTGATACTTCAATACAAATATTGTGAGCTTAGTAGGAGCTAAGCACAATATATGTTAAGTTATTCTGAATGTATTATATGGTGTTAATTTACACCTGAAAATACAGGTTCAGTCTAAACTTCATGGGTGCTACTGAGAATCTTTTCAATGACCTAAGCAGCCATAATCTTGGGCTCCTTAATTCAGGGAATgccatgattttttaaattattgcagATGAAGACCAATTTCTTATCTTTTAATGATTGAGCCTCTCTGTTGGCATTTAGGATTTTACCATTCTTAAATACCAGGTAGCATTCATGGCATAAGAGGATGGTCTTTGAGTCCTGAAATAGGTTCTACTAGACCTGCTGCTGTTGAaagtttttcctttataaacAATCTGAAATTTGACCATGCAAATTACTCTGAATGAAACTGGCATGAGAGCAAGGCTGGAaatcaatatttatttctgtctaaACACTTCCTTGTAAGGAAGAGTTTTTACAAATTCAAATATAATATGAAAATACTGGCATTTCACTGCCATTGTGCTTTCTGCAactcagaaaaatctgaattgaAATAGGGGGTTTTAGACTTtccaaaaatctgtttaaaaatttgAGTACTGATGTTGAAAAGGTGTTGTAGCACactttgttaaaagaaaaaaataaatgttaatatGCAGAAATCCAAAGAGTGTGTGTGAGGGACTCTCAGCCAGGTTACTTCCTCCGAAGAATTATGCATAGATCTTGGATGAAGCATCttgcaaggaattaatttacttGAAATAATTCAGGATGACAATAatacaggggtcctcaaactttttaaacagggggctggcgcggatgaagtggcaggaattcatctgtggctgcttggtttccccccccaacccctggcagggggggcgggggagtctgtaaatactggggctggattgaggaccctggggggccgtatccggcccgcgggccatagCTTGAGGACCCCTGCAATAATATaacggggtggggggaaatACTAGGAGCAATTTGCAGAAAGATACTAATTTGGAAATGACATAACTCAGAGGACTCCACCGTTGCTAATTAGAATGTAGATACACCGTATTGTCTTAAATTGTTAAGCTGTCAGACTTCCTAAATCAAATAACTTTGGATTTGGTTATTATTTAGATACTACTTAATAGTTCCCATGAAGAGATGGTGTTGGAGCACTTCTTAGGTGCTGTTTTGCAGGAGGTATTGTCTTGAAAATAAGTCTTGGATTTTGATGCCTTTGTGATTGcaaatttttttactttttaacttGGTGTAACTTCAAAAACTATAGAGCTGTAAGCTTACAGATAGCAAAGGGGCCAATCAGATAAATGATAGCATTttgaatataataaaaatgtggGTTTAGGCTTGTTGTTCTTTAACCCTGAAGGCCACCAGTAAAGAAAAGATTGAGTAAGGCTTATTTTAAGGACTGCGAGGGAAGCACTTGAAACATTGATTTGCTGCAACTGTAAATTGTACTTATACTATGAAtgatgccttttaaaaatagtgtttCAGGGTAATATATGTTTCAATAAATAGTTTCTTCAGTTTACAAAACAATTTTGTCAGCTTTCACCATGCTAGTTCATTCTTGACTTTCAAAGCCTAATTAGGTTGTCTCGTGTATCACCATCgatagtttttatttaaattgcaaTTAAAACTTACTCAACATGTCTTAAAGCTGTCTAGGCTGTGGAAATCAGAAAGACTGCCATTTAGTGACTTGAACTTAGGATAAGATCCCTGACTAAAGACAAATAAACAGTATCATACTGGATGTTCAACATCAGGAGTAtatgaacagaagaaatatttttttcagggaggaaaaagatTGACTATACAAAAGGAACCACATTTTAGGAAAAAGGTATCATTTTACTTAATTACTTTTAGTTAAAGTGCAGTTGGAGGGATGTAAATTTGTTGCTgtaaaggaatttatttttgagCAGAGGACCTGAATGCTGAATTTCCAGTCTGTCTGATAGGTAAAGAGATGGGAGAGAAGACTTTAAAAAGTAGAGGTTTATAGAACATTTTTGACCCCTGATGTATTGCTACTGCACAGAAATAAGAGAATAATCCTGGGCTTTGTTTAGCTGTCACTGAAGGATTTATGTATACCTCATTTAAATATCTCCTAAAAAGAACGTAGTGTTCAAGTAATACTGTAATTTCATGTACCCAGTGAAATCCCAATACAGATTTAGTGCCTTATGTTTTTGTTAGTAAATATTTGCTTAGGTTGTGCAATGATTTCACTTATTCTTAGGatattttctattattcttAAGCTAGAGGATGCCACAGGTTTCACATTTACATATTGTAAGGTTCTGTAGCTGTTTTGTGTAGTTTAATGTGTTGCTTGTCTTGTTTTGGAATTACCTTAGGTAACCTTTATGTGTTTGGACAGCAATGCACATATTGTTTATTATTCCTCAAACAGGTATGGTGCCTCATTTTCTTGGGGTTTTATTGCTTCCTAGAGGATTCCTGAGTGAACTCTAAACTTAAAAATATAGATATCACTGCCTTTTCTTATTGATATGTAGAGTAAGATAATGAGGATGGCCTTCTCTTGCTGCTAAAGTTCTTCCTGATAATCCCAAAGCTAGTCATTTTAACCACCTTTTTGATGGatagaaggaaagagaaaatttcCTTCCAATTTACACCCTATTTTCTGCCTTGCCTAGAATTAATGCTAGAAATACTGCCCAGCCGGTGGATCACGCGATGAAGGGCAGGCTTCTAGTTGGTGTGAGGTTGATCATTCCTGCATGTCCTGTGGATGACCATTGTGATGTAGCTGTGTCTGTCAGACCCAACAGAGGTTGCTTTCGCCCCCTGTATTAGCATAGCAGTCACCTATCTCTTCCCACGTTTGCGTGTCTGTGATGAGTATTCTCTTCATTGGTGTTCAGTGTATTTTCCAAAATTAGACAAAGAGCTTTGGGCTTGGCTACTTTAAATGCTGCAGTCACTGTATTAGCCTTTATCTCTGTTACCTTGTGTACAATTTTGTGTTTAACAGTCCATTATAAAAGGGTTCAAGTTTGTAAAATAACGCATAATTATTCAGGTTTATCAGTTAATAGTATTCTGAATCGCAGCTTAACAGAACTAAACATGTTATTGTATAATGTTTTGACACCTTCAATtgaatttgaaacaaattaCAAGGGAACTGGTCTAATTTGGTTTATTTATCAAAAAAAGACCTATGTGACAGAACTGTTCTGAGAAttctagaataaaaataattttgaagccAAAATTTCTACTATAACCTCCAGCAAGTGTAAaatgttttggttgttgttgtttttttgatGGTAATACTGTTGATTAATATTTGCTAATTACTCCCCCATTGTCATATCCAAGAGACACAATTAGAAAAGTTGTTTTCCTGAGTTAACATGCCTTAATAAACAGTGTTATGTGCTTACTTAATGATGTCTTATCAAATGGCCTCAATGTCTTTAAAGCTGGCTTCAGTCGTGCTGGGGGATCTGGAGGAGCGACCAGGGAAATTCCAGGATTGCTTGACAGGGGCACCGTGTGGGATAGGAACTACATAGGCAATATCCTGGAAGAGGCCATGAACTGCTTTGCCGAGATGCAGAGGCAGACAGAGGAGAAATTTCGCATGTGGATAGAAAAGCTAACCCGTCTTGACACGgatgaagaaagcaagcaacaaCTGGAGCCCAGGGAACCTAAAATTCAACTACTTGGCCAAAGAATCCCCCCTACCACACAGTCAGGGGCTTTCATACAGATGCCTGATAGCCAAATACTTTCACAGCAGTCGTTTAATTCTTACGTGGGCTATCAAAATATCGATGCTACGCTAGAGTTTCCAGCGACTTTTAATAACAATTTTCCACCTATCTTTCCAGAGAATGGGAATATTGCAGAACCTGATCTGAATCAATCATAAAGAAATCCATTCTTTGCAATCTTGATGTTACTTTGGATTATGCTAAAAACaaggtttgcttttctcttcgtatatgtttgttttgttatcttcttttgggttttattaccATggtatcatttttttttaaatttatagaGAATATATATGtagtttaaaaaaccccacagtatACCCACATGCATGTGCCagcacacacatacaaacaccTTTAAAGGTGCAGGGGGAAAGCACCCTAAGCTTTCATCACCAAACTTTGGAAAATATAACTTAGAATCCTTGTTTAGCTACCCCAAAATCAGTAGAGCTATGTTTGTTACAATAGGAGCATTCAGAGTATTCATCCAAATGCTCTTTTTGCATGTTAAAACATTTATATAAGGAAgtaagttttttatttaaacatgtaAAGTACCCTAGAGAACCAGTCTAAATACAGAGCCGTAACATTTCCTTAACTATCTGTTTACTCCCAAGTTTTGCAGCTTGAATGTGTCGCACattagttttttcttcttccttttcaggcAGAAGTAATAAATAAGCTTACCCTAAAGATTTATCTATATGTAACAAATGTGCACAGCTGATTATTTTGTCTCCCATTTAATAGTTCATTTCTGTCCCGAGTTTTTATTAATGTCACTGCTGTGTTGCACATGGCGTATTTATGGAAGCATCTGTCTTACACTGTGTGCTCAAATACGCccatgtatacatatatatgtgttgggtttgggtggAAGTCATCTCCTCTAATTTTAGGTGTCTAGTTTGCTGTTGTGTGGGCCTCCTCTGAGTCAAATGGAAAGAGATAAGCACCTACAGAGGGTACCTCCTGGGCAATGTCTTTCTCTTCCATTAGTTGTCTAAACC contains:
- the ARK2N gene encoding protein C18orf25 homolog isoform X2, whose translation is MKMEAVGKAEELVDSEVPPKTSEKQETAPDEDGLIELETQTQKDNVPTAADSAVVSSMPCLLMELRRDSSESQLASTESDKPPGGRVYESDSSNHCMLSPSSSGHLADSDTLSSTEDNEPCHAEAAVEGDPSAVSGAAAGRKSRRSRSESETSTMAAKKNRQSSDKQNGRVTKAKGHRSQKHKERIRLLRQKREAAARKKYNLLQDSSTSDSDLTCDSSTSSSDDDEEVSGSSKTITAEIPDGPPVVAHYDISDTNSDPEVVNVDNLLAAAVVQEHSNSLGNQDLGSTWRTRGLLDELSADTGHLDRGFLASDKTSSGNVQINEEINIASSDSEVEIVGVQEHARCVHPRGGVIQSVSSWKHGSGSQYINTQQTQSWTAVTPQQNWSSPPEVVDLTLDEDTRHKYLL
- the ARK2N gene encoding protein C18orf25 homolog isoform X1, with translation MKMEAVGKAEELVDSEVPPKTSEKQETAPDEDGLIELETQTQKDNVPTAADSAVVSSMPCLLMELRRDSSESQLASTESDKPPGGRVYESDSSNHCMLSPSSSGHLADSDTLSSTEDNEPCHAEAAVEGDPSAVSGAAAGRKSRRSRSESETSTMAAKKNRQSSDKQNGRVTKAKGHRSQKHKERIRLLRQKREAAARKKYNLLQDSSTSDSDLTCDSSTSSSDDDEEVSGSSKTITAEIPDGPPVVAHYDISDTNSDPEVVNVDNLLAAAVVQEHSNSLGNQDLGSTWRTRGLLDELSADTGHLDRGFLASDKTSSGNVQINEEINIASSDSEVEIVGVQEHARAIICARQLLWLSLQSITGIQFPFCLQRKGEARLQKANSQQTNPAFIFVFGASKVSILLLLKLNSR
- the ARK2N gene encoding protein C18orf25 homolog isoform X3, encoding MKMEAVGKAEELVDSEVPPKTSEKQETAPDEDGLIELETQTQKDNVPTAADSAVVSSMPCLLMELRRDSSESQLASTESDKPPGGRVYESDSSNHCMLSPSSSGHLADSDTLSSTEDNEPCHAEAAVEGDPSAVSGAAAGRKSRRSRSESETSTMAAKKNRQSSDKQNGRVTKAKGHRSQKHKERIRLLRQKREAAARKKYNLLQDSSTSDSDLTCDSSTSSSDDDEEVSGSSKTITAEIPDGPPVVAHYDISDTNSDPEVVNVDNLLAAAVVQEHSNSLGNQDLGSTWRTRGLLDELSADTGHLDRGFLASDKTSSGNVQINEEINIASSDSEVEIVGVQEHARAIICARQLLWLSLQSITGIQFPFCLQRKGEARLQKANSQQTNPAFIFVFGASKL